The genomic stretch TGATGCTTTTAGCTGTGCCTCTCTACGTCCTCTACGAGCTCAGCATTATAGTTCTGTTAATACAGGAAGCTAGAAAAAAGAAAAAGCTGAAAGCAGGGGAAAGTAAAAAGCCTGAAGCAAGTAGCCTGTAGCAGGCAGCAAAAGAAGGACAAAAGATGAAAATAGCCTTAGGTGCAGATCATAAAGGTTATCAATATAAAGAGAAGGTGAAGAGTTTCCTGCAGGAAAAAGGACATCAGGTTGAGGATTTCGGAACTTTTTCCGAGGAGCCAGTTGACTACCCGGATTTCGCCTTAAAGGTGGCTGAGGCAGTAGCAAAAGATGAAGTAGAACGAGGGATTCTTTTCTGCTGGTCAGGGATCGGTATGAGTATCTCAGCCAATAAAGTTAAAGGAATTAAAGCGGCTTTGTGTCTGAATGAGGAGATGGCAAAGCTGTCTCGACAGCATAACGACTCCAACGTCCTCTCCCTTTCGGCAAAATTTATCGGGGAAGAGGAGCTTCTGAAAATTGTCGAGGTCTGGTTGAATACACCTTTTGAAGGAGGAAGACATCAAAGAAGGCTGGATAAGATCTCCTTAGAGGAGGATTTGAGCTATTACAAACAGGGCTTAGACCTTTCCAGAAAATCAAACAATAAAAAAGGAGAATATTTATCTCTGACTAACATAGGTCTGGTCTATAGCAAGAAAGGTGAGCTGAATAGTGCCCTGGAGTTCTTTGATGAAGCGCTGAAGGTATCTCAGGACATGGAATACGAGGAGGGAGAAGCTGATGCCTGGAGTAATTTGGGGCTTATCCAGACTGCTAAAGGAGACCTGGATAAGGCATTGAGTTCTCATCAGGAGGCATTGAAGATCGATATCGAAAGAAATTATCATGAAGGAGAAGCCAGCGATTTGAATAACATAGGCCTGGTGTGCCGGGCAAAAGGGGAGCTGGATAAAGCTATGGAAAATTATGAAGAGGCTTTGAAAATAGATCAGGAAATCGGCTATCTGGAAGGTCAGGGGATTCAGTTGAACAATATCGGACTGGTCCTTAAAGACAAAGGAGACTTAGAGTCCGCCCTGGCACGTTTCCATGAGGCTTTAGAGATATTTAAGAGTATAGGACTTGAAAAACAAATAAAGCTGACTGAGGAAAATATTAAACAGGTAGAGCAATTAATAAAAGTAAAAGGTTCAAAGGCTTAAAGGTTCAAAAGTTCAAGGGAAAAGGAAAAAGAAAAACGGAAGACGGTAGACGTAAGATGTGAGACGGGAAGACGTAGCGTCCGACCTTTGTGTCGGACGAGGAAATTCTCGCTAAAGAAATTTGGTGGAACAGACATCCTGTCTGTTCGCTAAAAAAAAAGAGTAAAATATGGCTATTGTCGAAAGTGTTGCAGGTAAACTCATTGCCGCAGTAATCTATGATGGTCTAAAGTGCGGGGGAAAGATCATTCTTGGCCCGTATGTCAAAACCTTTCAAAAAGCCCAGAAGGAAGCACAAAAGCAACTAAAAAAGGAATTTTCAGAAGGTGAACTACTTTCTATTTTCACCACCTTTAACAATATGAAATGGAAACTGAGTTTTGGAAAAGAAGCCAGAGAGGAGATAGAAAGAAACCTTGTTAAAGGAATGGAAGCAATTAATGGACAGGTTTTTGTGGACGAACTGGTTACGGAGCTTCATGAAAATAACAGAGAATATAACATAAATTTGGTCAAAAGAGTTATTGGTCGATTTATGGAGATTGTAAGTGTAGAGCTCCGAGCAAATCATGAGATTCTTAATTATTTACAAGATATAAAGCTGGATAAAATCAAGGAGAAAATTGATTCAGAGTTTGGAGAAGTTAGAGAAAGATTAGAACGTATAGAACAAAAGATTGATAGACTTCCAGAAAAAATGGGAGAACCAATAAAATACGTAGACGGTATCCCTCAGAGTGAGAACCTAAATCTAAGAAATCTTTTTGATGAAGGAGGTAAACATTTAGATCGTTATGAGTATGATAAGGCTATTAAAGCCTTCAGGGCTGCTCTGGCATTACAGGACCTTGAGGCATCCGAAGCTGTAGCACTTTTAATTAATATCGGGGTTGCGGAGTATAAGCAAAGCAAATGGGACCAGGCTTTAGGGAATTGGAAAGAGGCACTAGATACTGCTGAAAAAGCCGAGAATGAAGGAGGTCAAGCTGCCGCATTAGGAAATCTTGGCTTGGTTTATATGGACAAAGGAGAATGGAACAGAGCGATGGAGTTGCATAATAAAGCATTGAAAGGATTTGAGAAGATAAAAAATGTGGGTGGGGTAGCGTATGCTTTTAATAATCTTGGTTTGATTTATCAGAATAAAGGTGAATGGGACAAAGCGATAGAATTTTACAATAAGAGTTTGGAGCTGAAAGAGAGGTTAGGTGATAAGCATGGGATCACACAAACATACAATAATCTGGCTGGTGTTTATCTATTAAAAGGCGAATGGGGTAAGGCTGAAGAGTTCTATGAGAAAGATTTCAAAATGAAGGGAAAAATTGGCGATGCCTACGGAATATCGAAGAGTTTCACTGGTCTTGGATTAGTATATGAGAAGAAAGGAGAGTGGAACCGGGCAATAGAGTTTTATAACAAGAGTTTAAAGATCGAAGAAAAGTTTGGTGATAAATACGGAATGATTCAGATTTATAATAATCTTGGATTGGTTTATAGCGAT from Candidatus Zixiibacteriota bacterium encodes the following:
- a CDS encoding tetratricopeptide repeat protein, whose product is MSYYKQGLDLSRKSNNKKGEYLSLTNIGLVYSKKGELNSALEFFDEALKVSQDMEYEEGEADAWSNLGLIQTAKGDLDKALSSHQEALKIDIERNYHEGEASDLNNIGLVCRAKGELDKAMENYEEALKIDQEIGYLEGQGIQLNNIGLVLKDKGDLESALARFHEALEIFKSIGLEKQIKLTEENIKQVEQLIKVKGSKA
- a CDS encoding tetratricopeptide repeat protein, whose translation is MAIVESVAGKLIAAVIYDGLKCGGKIILGPYVKTFQKAQKEAQKQLKKEFSEGELLSIFTTFNNMKWKLSFGKEAREEIERNLVKGMEAINGQVFVDELVTELHENNREYNINLVKRVIGRFMEIVSVELRANHEILNYLQDIKLDKIKEKIDSEFGEVRERLERIEQKIDRLPEKMGEPIKYVDGIPQSENLNLRNLFDEGGKHLDRYEYDKAIKAFRAALALQDLEASEAVALLINIGVAEYKQSKWDQALGNWKEALDTAEKAENEGGQAAALGNLGLVYMDKGEWNRAMELHNKALKGFEKIKNVGGVAYAFNNLGLIYQNKGEWDKAIEFYNKSLELKERLGDKHGITQTYNNLAGVYLLKGEWGKAEEFYEKDFKMKGKIGDAYGISKSFTGLGLVYEKKGEWNRAIEFYNKSLKIEEKFGDKYGMIQIYNNLGLVYSDKGEWNKAMEFFYEALKGFENIGDNSGMGKTFNNLGMVYMTKGELDLAIEFYNKSLRIKEKIGDKHGTAQTYGNLGNVHQLKGEWEKAIEFYNESLKIDEKIGDKHGMAQTYNNLGLVYKAKGEWEKAIEFYNESLKIMEKIGDEYGMAPTFNNLGLVYASKEEWDKAIAFYNESLKIKEKTGDEHGMAQTKGNIGILYKIQGKKVEAKKLLEESLRTFEKIGDRLNVEIVRRHLEDL